The nucleotide window TTGCCACAGTATTAGGTATTACTAGGGGAACTGTCTCTTCAATAATAACTCATCAATTATCCAACAAATTGGGACTACTTAATGTAGATACCCGAAAACTGATAGAATTAGCATGTAATATGGGGTTAGACAAATACATCCCACCAAGCCTATATAAACCAAGAGTTATTATTTTGGATAATGAAATTGAACAGAAGTATTTCTCCAAAAATTAACTTACTACATGCCAGAAATTAATTTACTTACATGTAGTAAGATTAATAATTTATATTATTGGAGAACACAGTAGATAGAATATTGAACCTGTCCACAATTACGTGAGCTACCAGACCAAGTTGAAGCACCAGTACTTGATGGATTACCATAATGACCTTCTACTGATAAATTATTGCCTACTGTCCAGTTATCACAAGCATAGTTATCTATTAGAGTAATTGTTTGAATAGTCCAGTCCGCAGTAAATCCTGTCCATGCCTCAGTTTGAAAACTAATATTATTAGTCCAGTTACCATTACTAGATGGCAACTTAGCCTCCGCAGTACTTGTAGTTATAAGCGTCGTTCCATCACTCCGGTAGTAATTCGTATCGGGATATAAAACCCAATTTGTTCCTGGGAAGCGTTGCTGATGATCCCAATCTAAACACTCAAAAAAATGATTTTTACAGACATCATTCGCTCCGAGTAGAGCTTTATATTGATAACTTGTATTACCTTTGTTAGGATTATTATCATCATTCATGCATTTGTTATCTGCACCACCAAGTCCACCTAAATCACCATTCCAAGCACCGCTGGTTACAAATATACGTGAAGCCGAATTAAATGTAGTAACAACTTCATCAGTATCCGTACCCAGCTTATTTCCATATATATCAGAAATCATCGTTGAATTAACTATTAGCTTATATGTTCCACCCTTTAAATTGGAGGAGGGTTTAAAGGTATAGGTTTTATCCCCATTTGACTTACTGATATATCCAATAGGTACAGGAGTTCCATCAGCTTTCTGAAGCCGAACAGCTCCTGCTGCAACAATAGAATTTTCTACAATAGCTTCACTAAAGGTAAGCGAGATATCGGGAAATCCACCCACACTATTGCTACCGGAAAGTCCATTGGCTGGTGAAAAAGACACTAAAGTTGGTGCAGTAAAATCACCAGTAGTAAACTGTGTAACCGTGTAAGCAGCATCTATTCCTAGGTTTTGTCCATTGCGGTCTTGTAACTGAGTCTGGTTTAATACTATTTTATACCCGGTTAGATCTGTTAGCGGTGATACCCCGCAAAAGTAAGGATAGCCTGTTGAGATAAGTAATCATAAGTTATATTTACTGGAATATGGCTGCTATCCCCTGTAGTTCTTTGTAACCAAATATTAGTAGCATTTATCGTTGTTTCATCCATTGCATTACTAAATGTAATTGTCATTGTTGGAGTTAGAGAAACCAAAGTTGCATTATTAGCTGGCTGGGCTGCGATGATTGTTGTAGTTGCATAAACTCCAGATGTAAAAGTGCTAACTGTTGTTTCACCACTACCCAATGGATTATGTTGCGGTGAAGCATCCCAGATCTGTGCTTCATTAAGAACCAGTTTATATTCCGTATTATTTTCCAAGATACCATTTGCTAAAACAAAAGTTACACTCTGGTTATTATTGCTTGGACCAGTTGGTGTTTGTACTAATGGAATATTACTATTATCCGAAACCTTATATAGTTTTATATTATCAGAGGTTAGTGTCTGTGGATCCATGGGTTCATTAAAATTTATAGAAATGGGGGTACTAACATTAACACTAGCATCACCATCTACAGGGATAGTTGAAGTTATTTGGGGCAAAATTACATCCATGACTGTAACCATCGAACGTAGACTCACGTAACTATAATTTTTCACGTCATAGCTGCCTTTAATTAGCAGATAAATATAACCAGAATCTTGCGCTGAGCCAGTACTGGTTAATTCCACAGAAATATTACAACTACCCAACGGTAATAATTCAGCACCACAATTATTTGATACAATAGCTGCACTAGTGCCAGATAAAGAAAAATAAGACCGGATAATAGAATCGGTAAAAGTAAATGGCGCAGCACCAATATTGGTAACCGTAAAGCTGAGGGGTTCAATTGTCTGGGTTTTCAAAGTGATCATACTTTGCTCAGGAATAATGGTAAGTACTGGTTCTACATTAGAAGCATAATAAGTAACTAACTGACTTTTAGTCATGGTTGCATTATACATATCGGTATATTGTACATTGATATTTGTTGAACCACTACTTACAGGATTAACATGATAAACTTTAATGTAACATACTTCGCCTACATCAAGGTGCTGTCCACACGGAAGCATATCTGTAGCAATTAACCTGATATCTATCGGATTATCCTGAGATATTTGTAAGTTATCTATAGCTACATTACCATTATTTATTAAAGTCAAAATAGCAGATTCCTGACTAGGCTTTAGGACAGGTAAATTGCTCATTGCAATATTACCGTGGTATACGCTAGTAACGGTAACCTCCAGTACGTTACTATTATTGGCAGAACGCAGACTATCTTTTGGAACATTCCTTAAGCCTTTACTCTTACGTTGATAATAACTAATAGTAGGATGATTATTTATAATATCTTTTGATGACATTATTTCCAGAGGCAGTACCTGATTTTTAGTAATATTTACCATTGCATCATCATGTAACCCATTATTTACAGATATGCTCATATCACTGGGAATAAACCCTACGTTATCAAAACTCTGTCCATTACCTGCAAACACATACACTGTAGTATAATCGTTCGGACCAAAAAGAACTGTATTATCACTGAAGTTTACGCCATGATAATCACTACTTGGAAAGTACCGATAATTAATCAACTGATTGGTATGTTGATCAGTATTAAAATTTGCAGAGATAACGGCACTACCACTTGCACCCTTTGATAACCTAGGAGTAGTGAAGCGAAGCAAACAGCTTGACCTAGACGCAATTTGATGACAATCACTGGTATTCAGGACAACATTGTCTGATACATTATAATGGATAATCGTATAGCTAATATTGCTTATCGTTTTATCAGTCATGTTTCGCACATATACACCGCTAGTGGTTGGGTTGCCGTCTATTACCGGAATAACGGTAGAGCGCTCAATCAAAATACTGCGATTAAATGTATCATTTGCTGGCAAAGTATTCCCATCTGAGCTAGATACTGCTTTGGAGCAGCCAGATATTAGCAGGACACCAGATAAAATGCTTAGTAACCATTTTATAAAGTTGGCTTTTTGCATATTTCCTCCTTATTGCAACCCTAGGGTTGCGTATATTCAATAAATTTTAGGGTTCCATCAATATAGGCATATTCCCCGCTACTAAGGGTGAAGTAAAGCGGAATGTAAGCCTTATCACCACTTTGTAAATAATTTGGCATAAAATAAGTTATACCCGGCAAAGCCCCCAGCAAATTGCAGCTGGCAGAGTAATCTGCGCCATTTACCGAACAATCTGCTGATGCAACTGGCACTGTTTCAAGCCAGTTACTTACACCGGAAACATTTATATTCAATGCTCCATAACCTGCTGTATTTGAAGTTGCGAAAGAAAGAGTTGCAGTTCCAGAACTAAGTGGATTAGGTGTGATAATCGGTGTAATTACGGCTTGAGTATACTCAAGATAAAAAGAAGTATTTCCATTTGTATCTTCAACCTGTGGCTGCTCATAAAAACCAGCTGCAGTATTCCAACTTGCTGGTGGATAAGGAATTGGCGAATTAAAGGTATTTGAAGCCCCCATAATAGCCAGATCAGCCTTATCCAGTTTTAGTATCAAATTACAACTACCATTAATCGGAATTGTTGAGACATTTGCACCAGTAGGACAATTCCCTCCTGCCACAACTAATCCACGCGGCAAATTATTTGTATCAATATTAAAATCAAGCATCGGATAATTTACCGACGGATTAGTATATGTTAAAGTAATCAAGGAATCAGCCGTATCCGCACCATTAGTCTCAAATGGAGAATCAAAAGTACCCTCACCTGCCAAATTACCAGCATCAACCGGAACAGGAGCAATACTGCTATCATTCTCTTTTAGCAGATAATTTATTGGTACAGAAAGATTTTTTGCCACATTTGGATAGCCACCGCCATAATTGATTACCAGATTGGTAATTCCATTTTCATTTATAGTTAAATTGGCTGGTTCTGGACCATAGATAACACGTATATTGCAGCCTGCATTTTTGGGAAGTATCCCGGATTGTGGACATGGATCATCTAAAAGAGCATTATCAATATGAGGAACATGACTGGTCGAAGTACCTTCAAGAGTGTAGCCACTAATTTCTGCCGGAGCGCTTCCTATATTTACTACATGAAAAATATATGATACATAATTTGCACCATTTGCCATAACTACAAGGTTTACATTTTCGGATGCAGTTGGGTGGGTAAATGTCAGAATCGGGGCTTCTGTTATATTATATCTTATTGGTGAAGAAGTAAATGTATAACTAGTGCCATTATAATCACCAGATAATCGCATAACTATAGCCCCAGAACCATAAGATGATCCACTCGTAAAATTTATGGAAACGGAACACTGCGAAAGCGGTGATATGACATATGCATTAGAACTGCTAGAGGATTTCTGACAGCTACTTCCAGTTTGTACAACACGCCCACTGCCTCCTGAATCATAGCTAAAAGTAACATTATTTAATGGTGCATTTCCGACATTATTTATTGTAAAAATAAAAACTTGAGTTTCATTTCTGGTAAGAGAAATATTACTTACGCTTGGAGTTATATAGATGTTTGGATAAGGTTTATCGTTAGTCCATATCAAAAGATCATTACCAGCCTCTATACCATTCAAAGTATATATTATCTGTGAAGAGCCTGGCATATATTGTGTCACTCGGTAAGTTATATTGCAGGAATTTTGTGCATTTGCCAAAAGTACCACTCCTGTGCAATTATTACTAACTACTCCCTCAGATAAAGTAACTCCAATACTCCCACCACTAACATCCTTATTTCCAATATTGACAATACTAATTGTAGCTGTTGACTCCTGCATCAAATTGATAATGGGAGTATCCCCAAAGATCAAGTTACTGTCGGATTGACTCGGAATAATATTAATAAACAGATCTGAATTTAGAGTCAAGGATTTATTTTGAT belongs to Aquella oligotrophica and includes:
- a CDS encoding Ig-like domain-containing protein — its product is MQKANFIKWLLSILSGVLLISGCSKAVSSSDGNTLPANDTFNRSILIERSTVIPVIDGNPTTSGVYVRNMTDKTISNISYTIIHYNVSDNVVLNTSDCHQIASRSSCLLRFTTPRLSKGASGSAVISANFNTDQHTNQLINYRYFPSSDYHGVNFSDNTVLFGPNDYTTVYVFAGNGQSFDNVGFIPSDMSISVNNGLHDDAMVNITKNQVLPLEIMSSKDIINNHPTISYYQRKSKGLRNVPKDSLRSANNSNVLEVTVTSVYHGNIAMSNLPVLKPSQESAILTLINNGNVAIDNLQISQDNPIDIRLIATDMLPCGQHLDVGEVCYIKVYHVNPVSSGSTNINVQYTDMYNATMTKSQLVTYYASNVEPVLTIIPEQSMITLKTQTIEPLSFTVTNIGAAPFTFTDSIIRSYFSLSGTSAAIVSNNCGAELLPLGSCNISVELTSTGSAQDSGYIYLLIKGSYDVKNYSYVSLRSMVTVMDVILPQITSTIPVDGDASVNVSTPISINFNEPMDPQTLTSDNIKLYKVSDNSNIPLVQTPTGPSNNNQSVTFVLANGILENNTEYKLVLNEAQIWDASPQHNPLGSGETTVSTFTSGVYATTTIIAAQPANNATLVSLTPTMTITFSNAMDETTINATNIWLQRTTGDSSHIPVNITYDYLSQQAILTFAGYHR
- a CDS encoding DUF1554 domain-containing protein, producing MSFSPANGLSGSNSVGGFPDISLTFSEAIVENSIVAAGAVRLQKADGTPVPIGYISKSNGDKTYTFKPSSNLKGGTYKLIVNSTMISDIYGNKLGTDTDEVVTTFNSASRIFVTSGAWNGDLGGLGGADNKCMNDDNNPNKGNTSYQYKALLGANDVCKNHFFECLDWDHQQRFPGTNWVLYPDTNYYRSDGTTLITTSTAEAKLPSSNGNWTNNISFQTEAWTGFTADWTIQTITLIDNYACDNWTVGNNLSVEGHYGNPSSTGASTWSGSSRNCGQVQYSIYCVLQ